A genomic segment from Mycobacteriales bacterium encodes:
- a CDS encoding DUF2470 domain-containing protein, whose translation MPNPTPAERARTTVRLSPYLRVRTPGACAEVDLHGTDPDGSVVLVLAEDNPVVTAVRGATGDLPVLVDAADFCPVPVADRVRGRVRLIGWVHEPLPQLRRELALAAADRDGAGALLDIGRGRTVLYVDVVEVHVAGTGTDPDDIGAVAVLRPPDYAAARPDPLAGTEAALLGHLVSGHPAELRRLAALLPAELRDGAIPVALDRHGLVLRSRGQDVRIPFGAPVHCARELPARMRELLARAAPAPATRRA comes from the coding sequence GTGCCGAACCCGACCCCAGCCGAGCGGGCCCGGACGACCGTGCGGCTCTCGCCGTACCTGCGGGTGCGGACGCCCGGCGCCTGCGCCGAGGTGGACCTGCACGGCACCGACCCGGACGGGTCCGTGGTGCTCGTGCTCGCCGAGGACAACCCGGTGGTGACGGCCGTCCGCGGCGCCACCGGCGACCTGCCGGTCCTCGTCGACGCGGCCGACTTCTGCCCGGTGCCGGTCGCCGACCGGGTCCGCGGCCGGGTCCGGCTGATCGGCTGGGTGCACGAGCCGCTGCCGCAGCTGCGCCGCGAGCTCGCCCTGGCCGCCGCCGACCGGGACGGTGCCGGCGCGCTGCTGGACATCGGCCGGGGCCGGACCGTGCTCTACGTCGACGTGGTCGAGGTGCACGTCGCCGGGACGGGGACCGACCCCGACGACATCGGCGCGGTCGCGGTCCTCCGGCCGCCGGACTATGCCGCCGCCCGGCCCGATCCGCTGGCCGGTACGGAGGCCGCGCTGCTGGGCCACCTGGTCTCCGGCCATCCGGCCGAGCTGCGCCGGCTGGCCGCCCTGCTGCCGGCGGAGCTGCGGGACGGCGCGATCCCGGTCGCCCTGGACCGGCACGGTCTGGTGCTGCGGTCGCGGGGTCAGGACGTCCGGATCCCCTTCGGTGCGCCGGTGCACTGCGCCCGCGAGCTGCCCGCGCGGATGCGGGAGCTGCTGGCCCGGGCCGCGCCCGCCCCGGCCACCCGGCGCGCCTGA
- a CDS encoding FAD-binding oxidoreductase, whose amino-acid sequence MRSTVAVVGCGPIGAATAYGLSQAGVGGVTLVTGDGGTATYRNSGGAVCWHRNDAEKTAMIKATADFVRLRVAAGARIRYREQPYLFLDEGVLVPALNLAAGDLVADLAGLAAQAGVTGADLGRVTGIEPVDGGHRVVGDRGVLEARVVVLALGIGNADLVDVPYGREKRQLFVLDLPVDGDRARLPHLVAPIGDGYAYVFVKPIEDRLRLVLGQEDLVADEDLSGPVDHLAALLDAGVADRFPFLRRAGTEQVLWGVDWRDKLPRITEHRPGLFSVGCGSAVRACVPIGARAAAAVAAVLAA is encoded by the coding sequence TTGAGGAGCACGGTCGCCGTCGTCGGGTGCGGGCCGATCGGTGCGGCCACGGCGTACGGGCTGAGCCAGGCCGGCGTCGGCGGCGTCACGCTGGTGACCGGCGACGGCGGCACGGCCACGTACCGGAACTCCGGCGGCGCGGTCTGCTGGCACCGCAACGACGCCGAGAAGACCGCGATGATCAAGGCGACGGCGGACTTCGTCCGGCTCCGGGTCGCGGCCGGGGCCCGGATCCGCTACCGCGAGCAGCCTTACCTCTTCCTGGACGAGGGCGTGCTGGTGCCCGCGCTCAACCTGGCCGCCGGCGACCTGGTCGCCGACCTGGCCGGGCTGGCCGCGCAGGCCGGGGTGACCGGCGCCGACCTCGGCCGGGTCACCGGGATCGAGCCGGTCGACGGCGGTCACCGGGTGGTCGGGGACCGCGGCGTGCTGGAGGCCCGGGTCGTCGTGCTCGCGCTCGGCATCGGCAACGCGGACCTGGTCGACGTGCCGTACGGGCGGGAGAAGCGGCAGCTGTTCGTGCTCGACCTGCCGGTGGACGGGGACCGGGCCCGGCTGCCGCACCTGGTCGCGCCGATCGGCGACGGGTACGCGTACGTGTTCGTCAAGCCGATCGAGGACCGGCTGCGGCTGGTGCTGGGCCAGGAGGACCTGGTCGCCGACGAGGACCTGTCCGGCCCGGTCGACCACCTGGCCGCGCTGCTCGACGCCGGGGTCGCCGACCGGTTCCCGTTCCTGCGCCGGGCCGGCACCGAGCAGGTGCTCTGGGGCGTCGACTGGCGGGACAAGCTGCCCCGGATCACCGAGCACCGGCCCGGCTTGTTCTCGGTGGGCTGCGGCTCGGCCGTCCGGGCCTGCGTGCCGATCGGGGCCCGCGCGGCCGCCGCCGTGGCAGCTGTGCTCGCAGCCTGA
- a CDS encoding glutamate-cysteine ligase family protein, whose translation MAGDPARLRFGIEAEFALVHRERGFCDFSSLSYAEAQRIVDRLPDHGDPDLTRGDLAVKLTRWYVEGDERFDEDGAFLACVPKGLETRTPVRPTIAATVAQLAGQTAELARAAAVDGFRLASVGRNPWRDYRPDPPYNGWETAMHARKPEYAAPEAYMVGYGPDVNLSHPDWDPDKVLDVGRKLTALSPALVPFSFSSPFAAGEVVALSTRTLIRAPARPSARAFLPAARPPVGVAARIPAEIGRIEFKAFDAPPTPDLYGPLLALVAGLALDDTIGARADRPDPGAHERAARHGFDDPDTRTAAGHVLDAADRALAGTLGGGVLEPLRQLLDRRRTPAHDLIDTFRRTGEIPLPEPYRPPEREAR comes from the coding sequence ATGGCGGGCGACCCGGCACGGCTGCGGTTCGGCATCGAGGCGGAGTTCGCGCTGGTGCACCGCGAGCGCGGGTTCTGCGACTTCAGCAGCCTGAGCTACGCCGAGGCGCAGCGGATCGTGGACCGGCTGCCCGACCACGGCGACCCCGACCTCACCCGCGGCGACCTCGCGGTCAAGCTCACCCGCTGGTACGTCGAGGGCGACGAGCGCTTCGACGAGGACGGCGCGTTCCTGGCCTGCGTACCCAAGGGACTGGAGACCCGGACCCCGGTCCGGCCCACGATCGCCGCGACCGTGGCCCAGCTGGCCGGGCAGACCGCCGAGCTGGCCCGGGCCGCGGCCGTGGACGGCTTCCGGCTGGCCAGCGTGGGCCGCAACCCCTGGCGGGACTACCGGCCGGACCCGCCGTACAACGGCTGGGAGACCGCGATGCACGCGCGGAAGCCGGAGTACGCGGCGCCCGAGGCGTACATGGTCGGGTACGGGCCGGACGTCAACCTCTCGCACCCGGACTGGGACCCGGACAAGGTCCTGGACGTCGGGCGCAAGCTCACCGCGCTGTCCCCGGCGCTGGTCCCGTTCTCCTTCTCCTCTCCTTTCGCCGCCGGCGAGGTGGTGGCGCTCTCGACCCGGACGCTGATCCGGGCGCCGGCGCGGCCGTCCGCGCGCGCGTTCCTGCCGGCCGCACGGCCGCCGGTCGGCGTCGCGGCCCGGATCCCGGCCGAGATCGGCCGGATCGAGTTCAAGGCCTTCGACGCCCCGCCCACCCCGGACCTGTACGGGCCGCTGCTCGCGCTGGTCGCCGGGCTCGCCCTGGACGACACGATCGGCGCCCGGGCCGACCGGCCCGACCCGGGCGCGCACGAGCGGGCGGCCCGGCACGGCTTCGACGATCCGGACACCCGGACGGCAGCCGGTCACGTTCTGGACGCGGCCGATCGGGCGCTTGCCGGTACCCTCGGCGGGGGAGTGCTGGAACCGCTGCGGCAGCTGCTGGATCGGCGCCGTACTCCCGCGCACGACCTGATCGACACCTTTCGCCGCACCGGTGAGATTCCCCTGCCGGAGCCGTACCGTCCCCCGGAGCGGGAGGCGCGTTGA
- a CDS encoding DNA double-strand break repair nuclease NurA, whose protein sequence is MRFWVDAWDPAYGTSPDQEPLGSSETGTDPALEVPPPRWRPIPARSLQGPDAIHFVDGVRRVDAHMWFESDGGAVAGLAASYAAGVVSCRRGEARADLIRVKRGLFTPAKGVPDLRMRLATYEAQKADADDDLRLSNALQGAMADTEAECALLARTEPDDLLVLDGPLSRRGQLARVLGMVKTHRSRYLDPGLHALVGELGPAERTPVFRLGSDWPRCSWYLRLPCRPGAPWAGVVRIECPDLPLEDVLELAALSQAVLPRYASVEHKDPRAPQNLYPIGGLERLLRRRLGDRLLLERALRTAAAGPVLVPA, encoded by the coding sequence ATGAGGTTCTGGGTCGACGCGTGGGACCCGGCGTACGGGACGAGCCCGGACCAGGAGCCGCTCGGCAGCTCCGAGACCGGCACCGACCCCGCGCTGGAGGTGCCCCCGCCGCGGTGGCGTCCGATCCCGGCGCGCTCGCTCCAAGGCCCGGACGCGATCCACTTCGTCGACGGCGTCCGCCGGGTCGACGCGCACATGTGGTTCGAGTCCGACGGCGGTGCGGTCGCCGGCCTGGCCGCCTCGTACGCGGCCGGGGTGGTCAGCTGCCGGCGGGGCGAGGCCCGGGCCGACCTGATCCGGGTCAAGCGCGGGCTGTTCACCCCGGCCAAGGGCGTACCGGACCTGCGGATGAGGCTGGCCACGTACGAGGCCCAGAAGGCGGACGCGGACGACGACCTGCGGCTGTCCAACGCGCTGCAGGGGGCGATGGCCGACACCGAGGCCGAGTGCGCGCTGCTGGCCCGGACCGAGCCGGACGACCTGCTCGTGCTGGACGGGCCGCTGTCCCGGCGCGGCCAGCTGGCCCGGGTGCTGGGCATGGTCAAGACGCACCGGTCCCGCTACCTCGACCCGGGGCTGCACGCGCTGGTCGGCGAGCTCGGCCCGGCCGAGCGGACCCCGGTCTTCCGGCTCGGCTCGGACTGGCCGCGCTGCTCCTGGTACCTGCGGCTGCCCTGCCGGCCGGGTGCGCCCTGGGCCGGGGTGGTCCGGATCGAGTGCCCGGACCTGCCGCTGGAGGACGTGCTGGAGCTGGCCGCGCTGTCCCAGGCCGTGCTGCCGCGGTACGCCTCGGTCGAGCACAAGGACCCGCGGGCGCCGCAGAACCTCTACCCGATCGGCGGGCTGGAGCGGCTGCTGCGACGCCGGCTCGGCGACCGGCTGCTGCTGGAGCGGGCGCTCCGCACCGCCGCGGCCGGACCCGTGCTGGTACCCGCGTAG
- a CDS encoding SMC family ATPase: protein MRPVQLDLDGFGSFRTPSTVDFRDADWFALVGPTGAGKSTVVDAIIFALYGSVPRWEDRRAVGWALAPTATRGVVKLVFDVGSERYTAARELRRSAQGKVTVKNARLERGGEVIAADGEVSAAVERLLGLSYDHFVRCVILPQGDFARFLHSTAKERQDTLVDLLGIRIYREIAERARAEAATRRQQAEFAAGHLAGYADATEAAETAAAGRADALRALAATVAATVPELAEAARALSAADTEVRRLTGERTLLAALRVPPGLEELAERGRTAAAALALADDALAGAEKVDTAARDARDDAGDRAALEQARDAWAELAEVTAALPAALSERAAADARVQAVERDGAAAREAVTAAGEQRERLRTANLAAALRPHLVAGEPCPVCDQPLAMLPIEHPAPDLPAADRAVAAADAEVARLQKGWQAASRAAHTAGGRADQLAARAEQLRSRLAGRPDAARVGAALAELEKAEQEARAADRAVRDARRAREAAAAADRDAGARLAAARAGLDAARDPLVALGAPPPERADLAADWLALADWALAAAEQRDAQVVAAGQGRAAIAATLADREAALRAELTGHGVEIDPRRPLAEAAEPAVVAAEGRARGTAARIAERRAEAGALRETVRAAEEDAAVAKLLGQLLRADGFERWLLTSALDVLVADASATLLELSGGQFELTHDGKDFEVVDHADADSRRPVRTLSGGETFQASLALALALSAQLAGLAVGGTARLDTIVLDEGFGTLDESTLDVVASTLESLTAGGDRMVGVVTHVGALAERVPVRFAVTRTAAGSSVERQDV from the coding sequence GTGAGGCCGGTCCAGCTGGACCTCGACGGGTTCGGCTCGTTCCGGACACCGTCCACTGTGGACTTCCGCGACGCCGACTGGTTCGCGCTCGTCGGCCCGACCGGGGCCGGCAAGTCGACCGTGGTCGACGCGATCATCTTCGCCCTGTACGGCTCGGTGCCGCGCTGGGAGGACCGGCGGGCGGTCGGCTGGGCGCTGGCCCCGACCGCGACCCGCGGTGTGGTCAAGCTGGTCTTCGACGTCGGCTCCGAGCGCTACACCGCGGCCCGGGAGCTGCGCCGCTCGGCCCAGGGCAAGGTCACCGTGAAGAACGCCCGGCTGGAGCGGGGCGGCGAGGTGATCGCGGCCGACGGCGAGGTCAGCGCCGCGGTGGAACGGCTGCTCGGGCTCTCCTACGACCACTTCGTCCGCTGCGTGATCCTGCCCCAGGGGGACTTCGCCCGGTTCCTGCACTCCACCGCGAAGGAGCGCCAGGACACCCTGGTCGACCTGCTCGGCATCCGGATCTACCGGGAGATCGCGGAGCGGGCCCGGGCCGAGGCGGCGACCCGGCGCCAGCAGGCCGAGTTCGCCGCCGGCCACCTGGCCGGGTATGCGGACGCGACCGAGGCGGCCGAGACCGCCGCGGCCGGGCGGGCCGACGCGCTGCGGGCGCTGGCCGCGACCGTCGCGGCGACCGTGCCGGAGCTGGCCGAGGCCGCCCGGGCGCTGTCCGCCGCCGACACCGAGGTCCGCCGGCTGACCGGGGAGCGGACCCTGCTGGCGGCGCTGCGGGTGCCGCCCGGACTGGAGGAGCTGGCCGAGCGGGGCCGGACCGCGGCCGCCGCGCTGGCCCTGGCCGACGACGCGCTGGCCGGCGCGGAGAAGGTGGACACCGCCGCCCGCGACGCTCGCGACGACGCCGGCGACCGGGCCGCGCTGGAGCAGGCCCGGGACGCCTGGGCCGAGCTGGCCGAGGTGACCGCCGCGCTGCCGGCCGCGCTGTCCGAGCGGGCCGCGGCCGACGCGAGGGTGCAGGCGGTGGAGCGGGACGGCGCCGCCGCCCGGGAGGCCGTCACGGCGGCCGGAGAGCAGCGGGAGCGGCTGCGGACCGCCAACCTGGCCGCCGCGTTGCGTCCGCATCTGGTCGCGGGCGAGCCCTGCCCGGTCTGCGACCAGCCGCTGGCGATGCTGCCGATCGAGCACCCGGCCCCCGACCTGCCCGCGGCCGACCGGGCCGTCGCGGCCGCCGACGCCGAGGTGGCCCGCCTGCAGAAGGGCTGGCAGGCGGCCAGCCGGGCCGCCCACACTGCCGGCGGCCGGGCCGACCAGCTCGCCGCCCGGGCCGAGCAGCTGCGGTCGCGGCTGGCCGGCCGGCCGGACGCGGCCCGGGTCGGCGCGGCCCTGGCCGAGCTGGAGAAGGCCGAGCAGGAGGCCCGGGCCGCCGACCGCGCGGTCCGGGACGCCCGCCGGGCCCGGGAGGCCGCGGCCGCCGCCGACCGGGACGCCGGGGCCAGGCTGGCCGCCGCCCGGGCCGGGCTGGACGCCGCCCGCGACCCGCTCGTCGCCCTGGGCGCGCCACCGCCGGAGCGGGCCGACCTGGCCGCCGACTGGCTCGCGCTGGCCGACTGGGCGCTGGCCGCGGCCGAGCAGCGGGACGCCCAGGTCGTCGCGGCGGGTCAGGGCCGGGCGGCGATCGCGGCCACGCTGGCCGACCGGGAGGCGGCGCTGCGGGCGGAGCTGACGGGACACGGCGTCGAGATCGACCCGCGCCGGCCGCTGGCCGAGGCGGCGGAGCCGGCCGTGGTCGCGGCCGAGGGGCGGGCCCGGGGGACGGCGGCCCGGATCGCCGAGCGCCGGGCCGAGGCCGGCGCGCTGCGCGAGACCGTCCGGGCCGCCGAGGAGGACGCGGCCGTGGCCAAGCTCCTCGGGCAGCTGCTGCGGGCCGACGGCTTCGAGCGCTGGCTGCTGACCTCGGCCCTGGACGTGCTGGTCGCGGATGCCAGCGCGACCCTGCTGGAGCTGTCCGGCGGCCAGTTCGAGCTGACCCACGACGGCAAGGACTTCGAGGTCGTCGACCACGCCGACGCGGACAGCCGCCGGCCGGTACGGACCCTCTCCGGCGGGGAGACGTTCCAGGCCAGCCTGGCGCTCGCGCTGGCGCTCTCGGCCCAGCTGGCCGGGCTGGCCGTCGGCGGCACCGCGCGGCTGGACACGATCGTGCTGGACGAGGGCTTCGGCACCCTGGACGAGTCCACTCTGGACGTCGTCGCGTCCACTCTGGAGAGTCTCACCGCCGGCGGCGACCGGATGGTCGGCGTGGTCACCCACGTCGGCGCGCTGGCCGAGCGGGTCCCGGTCCGGTTCGCGGTCACCCGGACCGCGGCCGGCTCCAGCGTGGAACGGCAGGACGTATGA
- the sbcD gene encoding exonuclease subunit SbcD — MRFLHTSDWHVGKTLKGHDRLPEQREVLAEIVRIAAVEQVDAVLVAGDLYETATPGAEAQQLVIRTLLALRDTGAQVIAIAGNHDHAPTLDAYRPLAGAAGITLVGRVRRPADGGVIAFDARSDGSPVRIAALPFLSQRYAVRAAELLQHTPAENSAGYDAWVRGIIAALATGFDPAAVNVVLTHLTVTGAAMGGGERQAQSIFEYHVPAAAFPAEAHYVALGHLHRRQSVPAPCPVHYSGSPLRVDFGEVDSSPVVLLVEAAPGVPARVTDVPITSARRLRTVRGTLAELARLEVDAADLLKVVVAEPARAGLREEVQELLPGALEVHVERAEPAGHTPARPRTDRAPGELLHDYLRDRDVADPRVEALFARLHDALVAGETA, encoded by the coding sequence GTGCGCTTCCTGCACACCTCCGACTGGCACGTCGGCAAGACCCTCAAGGGGCACGACCGGCTGCCCGAGCAGCGTGAGGTGCTGGCCGAGATCGTCCGCATCGCCGCAGTTGAGCAGGTCGACGCGGTGCTGGTGGCCGGCGACCTGTACGAGACCGCGACCCCGGGCGCGGAGGCCCAGCAGCTGGTGATCCGGACGCTGCTGGCGCTGCGGGACACCGGCGCGCAGGTGATCGCGATCGCCGGCAACCACGACCACGCGCCGACCCTGGACGCGTACCGGCCGCTGGCCGGGGCGGCCGGCATCACCCTGGTCGGCCGGGTCCGGCGGCCCGCGGACGGCGGGGTGATCGCCTTCGACGCCCGCTCCGACGGCTCGCCGGTCCGGATCGCAGCGCTGCCCTTCCTCTCCCAGCGGTACGCGGTGCGCGCGGCCGAGCTGCTCCAGCACACCCCGGCCGAGAACTCGGCCGGCTACGACGCCTGGGTCCGCGGCATCATCGCCGCGCTGGCCACCGGCTTCGACCCGGCCGCGGTGAATGTCGTGCTCACCCACCTGACGGTCACCGGGGCCGCGATGGGCGGCGGCGAGCGGCAGGCGCAGTCGATCTTCGAGTACCACGTGCCGGCGGCGGCGTTCCCGGCCGAGGCGCACTACGTCGCGCTCGGGCACCTGCACCGCCGCCAGTCCGTCCCGGCGCCGTGCCCGGTGCACTACAGCGGATCGCCGCTGCGGGTGGACTTCGGCGAGGTCGACAGCTCGCCGGTGGTGCTGCTGGTGGAGGCCGCGCCGGGGGTGCCGGCCCGCGTGACGGACGTGCCGATCACCTCGGCCCGGCGGCTGCGCACGGTCCGCGGGACGCTGGCCGAGTTGGCCCGGCTGGAGGTCGATGCGGCTGATCTGCTGAAGGTCGTGGTGGCCGAGCCGGCCCGGGCGGGGCTGCGCGAGGAGGTCCAGGAGCTGCTGCCGGGCGCGCTGGAGGTGCACGTCGAGCGGGCCGAGCCGGCCGGGCACACCCCGGCCCGGCCCCGGACCGACCGGGCCCCGGGCGAGCTGCTGCACGACTACCTGCGCGACCGGGACGTCGCCGACCCCCGGGTCGAGGCCCTCTTCGCCCGGCTGCACGACGCCCTCGTCGCGGGAGAGACAGCGTGA
- a CDS encoding ATP-binding protein: protein MDAAEIDDSVGRVAGTEDATPLVFRVAVRPEAYLQLDDVVVTSREVPGAGSVTVAGVVTEVTARHEGAQFASDVFLISDGVLPAQVQETAEIATTRTEPEVWVPPRPGAAVYRAVDEARDRALCFDRMERKVPVGLGRDGLPVYLDLDFLDGSRGAHVSISGISGVATKTSFALFLLHSLFRSGVLGNRATNAKALVFSVKGEDLLFLDAPNTRLDDGVVGSTARKQYERLELPAEPFRSVAFFAPPRPGDVTGRPNVTGRTDGVGAFWWTIAEFCTQELLQYVFADVEDERNQYTMVVHQVATRLRMLGAPAGNDGAWSVDGTLLRTYDQLVDFVIAKVSDDDSRYEWAGPAVGTGTVNAFVRRLRSSLKAIRPLVRADLPMTSQHSISTEGQQVTVVDLHALPDRGQRFVVGVVLRAETERKESAGPGGLLFTMIDELNKYAPREGSSPIKELVLDIAERGRSLGIILIGAQQTASEVERRVIANSAVKVVGRLDPAEAGRPEYGFLPASQRVRATLATPGAMFVSQPGIPVPLAVEFPFPAWATRQSERGGPPVALPSTVDDPFDLLPPDDDPPPF, encoded by the coding sequence GTGGACGCGGCGGAGATCGACGATTCGGTGGGCCGCGTCGCCGGCACCGAGGACGCCACCCCGCTGGTGTTCCGGGTGGCGGTCCGGCCCGAGGCGTACCTGCAGCTCGACGACGTGGTCGTGACCTCGCGGGAGGTGCCGGGCGCGGGTTCGGTGACGGTGGCCGGTGTGGTCACCGAGGTGACCGCGCGGCACGAGGGGGCGCAGTTCGCCTCGGACGTGTTCCTCATCTCCGACGGCGTGCTGCCGGCCCAGGTGCAGGAGACCGCCGAGATCGCGACCACCCGGACCGAGCCCGAGGTCTGGGTGCCGCCGCGCCCGGGCGCCGCGGTCTACCGGGCCGTGGACGAGGCGCGGGACCGGGCGCTGTGCTTCGACCGGATGGAGCGCAAGGTCCCGGTCGGCCTCGGCCGCGACGGCCTGCCGGTCTACCTCGACCTCGACTTCCTCGACGGCTCCCGCGGCGCGCACGTCTCGATCAGCGGCATCTCCGGCGTCGCGACCAAGACCAGCTTCGCGCTGTTCCTGCTGCACTCGCTGTTCCGCTCGGGCGTGCTGGGCAACCGGGCCACCAACGCCAAGGCGCTGGTGTTCTCGGTCAAGGGCGAGGACCTGCTGTTCCTGGACGCGCCGAACACCCGGCTCGACGACGGCGTGGTCGGCAGCACGGCCCGCAAGCAGTACGAGCGGCTGGAGCTGCCGGCCGAGCCGTTCCGGTCGGTCGCGTTCTTCGCCCCGCCCCGGCCCGGCGACGTCACCGGCCGCCCGAACGTCACCGGGCGGACCGACGGGGTGGGCGCGTTCTGGTGGACGATCGCCGAGTTCTGCACCCAGGAGCTGCTGCAGTACGTCTTCGCCGACGTCGAGGACGAGCGCAACCAGTACACGATGGTCGTGCACCAGGTCGCCACCCGGCTGCGCATGCTCGGCGCGCCGGCCGGCAACGACGGCGCCTGGAGCGTCGACGGGACGCTGCTGCGCACGTACGACCAGCTGGTCGACTTCGTGATCGCCAAGGTCAGCGACGACGACAGCCGGTACGAGTGGGCCGGTCCCGCGGTCGGCACCGGCACCGTCAACGCGTTCGTCCGGCGGCTGCGGTCCTCGCTCAAGGCGATCCGGCCGCTGGTGCGGGCCGACCTGCCGATGACCTCCCAGCACTCGATCTCGACCGAGGGCCAGCAGGTCACGGTCGTGGACCTGCACGCGCTGCCGGACCGGGGCCAGCGGTTCGTGGTCGGCGTGGTGCTGCGGGCCGAGACCGAGCGCAAGGAGTCGGCCGGCCCGGGCGGGCTGCTGTTCACGATGATCGACGAGCTGAACAAGTACGCGCCGCGGGAGGGATCCAGCCCGATCAAGGAGCTGGTGCTGGACATCGCCGAGCGCGGCCGGTCGCTCGGCATCATCCTCATCGGGGCCCAGCAGACGGCGTCCGAGGTGGAGCGCCGCGTCATCGCCAACAGCGCGGTCAAGGTCGTCGGCCGGCTCGACCCGGCCGAGGCCGGCCGCCCCGAGTACGGCTTCCTGCCGGCCTCGCAGCGGGTCCGGGCCACGCTGGCCACGCCGGGCGCGATGTTCGTGTCGCAGCCGGGCATCCCGGTGCCGCTGGCGGTGGAGTTCCCGTTCCCGGCCTGGGCCACCCGGCAGAGCGAGCGCGGCGGCCCCCCGGTCGCCCTGCCGTCCACTGTGGACGATCCGTTCGACCTGCTGCCGCCCGACGACGACCCGCCGCCGTTCTGA
- a CDS encoding EAL domain-containing protein: MCTVGTERGDGSGSLVHAVAKLGRSLGLTVVAEGVETPEQLALVRDARCDAVQGFLVSRPLPEADARLFLEWAASSDEIAIRMAPVG; this comes from the coding sequence ATGTGCACGGTCGGTACTGAACGCGGGGACGGTTCCGGCTCGCTGGTACACGCGGTGGCCAAGCTCGGCCGCTCGCTCGGGCTGACCGTCGTCGCCGAGGGGGTGGAGACGCCCGAGCAGCTGGCCCTGGTCCGCGACGCCCGCTGCGACGCGGTGCAGGGTTTCCTGGTCTCCCGGCCGCTGCCGGAGGCCGACGCCCGGCTGTTCCTGGAGTGGGCCGCCAGCAGCGACGAGATCGCCATCCGGATGGCCCCGGTCGGCTGA
- a CDS encoding MFS transporter, producing the protein MAVVQVTEPDRAAPAGNDPLPRRWTIFAIVSLGLLMASLDQTIVATALPTLQSDLHAEVNWSSWTITIYALGQILVMPLAGRLGDQFGRRRIFIGAAVLFTVASLACGLADDIYLLVALRAVQAIGGGALMPSATGIVSAQFGRDRDRALGLFASVFPIGGILGPVLGGVVLTYWSWRGIFLVNVPIGVVLVVAAALLIPRGERTEQGRVDLLGILLVGTTLLPAMFGIAYLGGGSGSVLAPAFLLPELVAVASLVLFVRHSRRSPDPFIPARLLTGRGFGVMNGLNFLYGCAALGFGALVPLYAEQRFGIGSLAAGTLLSARAVGMIGTAALAVLLIRRTGYRRPMLLGFGLVVLGMLALAAEPWHLSPYVWLAVAAAVTGVGMGTATPASNNASMSLAPQDAAAIAGLRGMFRQTGGITAISVTSAILARSADPGLTQAWVFVAFAVILLASMLLISRVPDSRGSW; encoded by the coding sequence GTGGCCGTCGTCCAGGTAACCGAGCCGGACCGGGCCGCTCCGGCCGGGAACGACCCGCTGCCGCGCCGCTGGACGATCTTCGCGATCGTCTCACTGGGCCTGCTGATGGCCTCGCTCGACCAGACGATCGTCGCCACCGCGCTGCCGACCCTGCAGTCCGACCTGCACGCCGAGGTCAACTGGAGCAGCTGGACGATCACGATCTACGCGCTCGGCCAGATCCTGGTGATGCCGCTGGCCGGCCGGCTGGGCGACCAGTTCGGCCGGCGCCGGATCTTCATCGGCGCCGCCGTGCTGTTCACCGTCGCCTCGCTGGCCTGCGGGCTGGCCGACGACATCTACCTGCTGGTCGCGCTGCGGGCCGTGCAGGCCATCGGCGGCGGCGCGCTGATGCCCTCGGCGACCGGGATCGTGTCCGCGCAGTTCGGCCGGGACCGGGACCGCGCGCTCGGCCTGTTCGCCAGCGTCTTCCCGATCGGCGGCATCCTCGGGCCGGTGCTCGGCGGCGTCGTGCTGACGTACTGGTCCTGGCGGGGCATCTTCCTGGTCAACGTGCCGATCGGCGTGGTGCTCGTCGTGGCCGCGGCGCTGCTGATCCCGCGCGGCGAGCGGACCGAGCAGGGCCGGGTGGACCTGCTCGGCATCCTGCTGGTCGGTACGACGCTGCTGCCGGCGATGTTCGGCATCGCCTACCTCGGCGGCGGGTCGGGCTCGGTGCTCGCCCCCGCGTTCCTGCTCCCGGAGCTGGTCGCGGTCGCCTCGCTGGTGCTGTTCGTCCGGCACTCGCGGCGCTCGCCGGACCCGTTCATCCCGGCCCGGCTGCTCACCGGCCGCGGCTTCGGCGTCATGAACGGGCTGAACTTCCTCTACGGCTGCGCCGCCCTCGGCTTCGGTGCGCTCGTCCCGCTCTACGCCGAGCAGCGCTTCGGCATCGGCAGCCTCGCCGCCGGCACGCTGCTCTCGGCCCGGGCCGTCGGCATGATCGGCACCGCGGCGCTGGCCGTGCTGCTCATCCGGCGCACCGGCTACCGGCGGCCGATGCTGCTCGGGTTCGGGCTGGTCGTGCTCGGCATGCTGGCGCTGGCGGCCGAGCCCTGGCACCTCTCGCCGTACGTGTGGCTGGCGGTCGCGGCCGCGGTGACCGGCGTCGGCATGGGCACTGCCACCCCCGCGTCCAACAACGCCTCGATGTCGCTGGCCCCGCAGGACGCGGCGGCCATCGCGGGCCTGCGCGGGATGTTCCGGCAGACCGGCGGCATCACCGCGATCTCGGTGACCTCGGCGATCCTGGCCCGCAGCGCCGACCCGGGGCTGACCCAGGCCTGGGTGTTCGTCGCGTTCGCGGTCATCCTGCTGGCCTCGATGCTGCTGATCTCCCGGGTGCCGGACTCGCGCGGCAGCTGGTAG